tctctccttctttctgtctcctcttcccctcttgatttctggctgttcccatcaaataaatacagataatcaattaaaatattaataaaaaaagaaaaatcctttttttCATTCTGAGGACTCTTGGTGGGGAGAGTCAAAGCAGGGGAAGGGGTAGAGACTGTGGAGGGGATTAAGCCCCTCCCCCCAATTATTAGCATTTTTGCAAAAATGATCCTTGAATGATTTCCACCATTGGAGCCTCCTACACATCTCTGCacctttcctagtctttaaggACCTAAATGTTCAGggagctggctggtggcacacctggctaagtgcacacgctaccatgcgcaaggacctgggttcaaatccctgctttgggggaagcttcatgagtaggtgaagtaagtctgcagctgtctgtctttctccctctctatctccccctctcttcttattttatctctgtcctatcaaatagaagacaaaggggaaaaaacagcttcGCATTGTTAATGCATAGTGTCTGAGTGCCAGCGATAAGCCTGTGGCAATgaaaaacagaaggaaggaaagccAGGTGacggcacatctagttgagtgcacacattatagagcacaaaacccaggttcaagtcccgggccTCACTTGCGGGGCTGGGGGGAGCTTAacgagtggtggaacaggtctgcaggtgtctctctttttctttctcccttcatccctatgtctctctctgccctatccaataaaggagagagagagagaccaaaatggaggggaccgggtggtggtgcacctggttaagtgcatatattaccaggtACAAAACAATGTCcagagttcgagcctctggtccccacctgcagggggggaaagcttcaggtgtggtgaagcaaggctgcaggtgtctctctctctctctctgtatgtgtgtgtgtgtgtgtgtgtgtgtgtgtgtttgtttgtgtatgtCTCCCCtatacctccctccccccctccatttctgtcactacccaacataaataaaatgagaattgaaatcagagaaaaaaaatgaaacgtAAGAGCAAGCAGCTCCCCAGGCCCAGCAGGGGCAGCATGGCCGCGGTAGGGAGCCAGCAGCACCCTTGGTGAGGACCAGGACCCAGCCgccacctccctccccagctgCAGGCGCGGGAGCTGCGGGGCCGCAGAGGCAGGTCCGGGCGCCCGCCCGCCTCCCCCCTGCCCGCCCGCCCCGGGTGCTTCCCCGCGCGCGGCGGGCGGCCAGGGGGCGCGGCGGGAACGCCCTCCCCCGCCCGCAGGGGCAGCCCCCGCAGCGCCCGCGCCCGCAGCCAATCGCCGGCGGGGGGCCGCGCCCGGCCCGCTcacctccccgccccgcccctgcccTCCCCGCGGGCACACGCGCGCACACGCGCTCACACTCGCACACACGCACCGCGCAGGGGGAGGGGAGCCGCCCGCCAAGCCCCGCCGCAGACGGACCCACAGCACCGCGCCGCCCGCCCCGGGGAGCCGACCACCGGGCCCGCCCGcgccctgctccctccctccaaaaataaaaaaaaaaaaaagaaagaaagaaagaaaaaagagagagagagagagtggggaccATTTACAggtattcctccttcttctcctccttttctttctccgtcTATCTATATGTATTTGCACCCGTGcgttcattcattcgttcattcatttatttccctcccttccctccacaccccctttttttccttccttctctgccacccccccaccctccccccagcacTTTGTTTACAACTATTAAAGTTGGCATGGGGAGCAGCCCGGGCACATCTGGATTTGGGGTttctttgtgtgtgggggggtaaggTCTGCACATCCCTGGGGGTCGtccctccccccccaataaaaagaagaCGGGTAAGTGATtgttcccttctcttcctcctcctcctcctcctcctctttcctctctctgtcctctctctctctctctgtttctctcctcttctcctcccccctctcttctttcACTGCTTGGAAATGTTTGCTGTCCGTGGGGATTGTCAAAGTGGATTATTCACGCTGGACTCCGGCGaggtattaatttattaattaatccgCAGCCGCCCCTCCCCCTGGATGGGAGATGGTGACCTTTGATCTCGCTGTCTTTGGCGGAGCCGAGAGGCGATGCGAGGGGCTGATCCAGTCACATTGTGTGAATGCAGACCGGGAGCCTGCAAGCTGTGTAGCCGCTGggccatggagagagagagagagagagagagagagagagaatatgagaataTGTTGTACCAGAGATTCTATATTTTAAAGGGGGGAGGACCCAAACAATAGCTATGGCATAggttccccctcctttttctttttctttttttccatgtcTGGTGGCGTTGAACCttgagaaagggaaaggagtgtgtgtgagagagagagacagagtgtgtgtgtgtgtgtgtgtgtgtgtgtgtgtgtgtgtgttgggttggTGGTGGAGGTAATCAGCAAAGCCTAAAGGCCTGTGTTTGGAAACACACTAATACTCTTgataaggggtggtggtggttgaaatgatttctttctttggaACAAGGTCACAGGACCAAAAAAATGATGCCAATCCCCCCCGCCCTCCCCCCTCTGCTGTGTGGTGCTGGCCCGTGCAGGGTGGGCTTAACTAGTTTTGACTGAGTAACAGTAATTATGGTCTTGCAGTTACAGAGTGATTTGCAGAAACAGAGGCTCTATGCATATTCCGTTCTGCCTCTCCACCACCAACACCAACACCCCCCAAAGCCCCCAAGTATGAAGAATAATTAGCAAGGAGCTTTTGGGGGGACACCTTTTGTATTTGTTGGCAACTCTCTGAAGACAGCAGCTTTGCctaatgggggcccacagaggtggCTTCCAAGCCATGAGGGACTTTTTGCTATGATTGAAAAGGTGTCTGCTGGCTTCTACCACTTGGggcagtgggtgggggtggggtgttgaaGCTCCAGGTCTGCACTTACTTTCCTTAATGGGGGTCTGTTTACACCAACTCTTTTCTGTTGAGAGTACTTCCTTCTTGGTAGGTCTtgaagttttgggttttttttttttttttttttttttttggcacttgGAGTTTGGGCATCAATGGTTCATTAATCTAATTATAAGTGTAATTACTGTAACGGATATGCATTTGGAACTGAATCTTTCGAGGAGATGACTGGGCCTCCATTTAGATGCCCTGAGCTCCAGATTCTACACCACTGTGTGGGCTCCCGAGACTGCTATAAAAAGAGATTCTGgccagaggagaaaaaaaaatctgggaacaAAGAAACTGGCTTTTTAGGTTAATATATACTTTATGCTTTTTCTTGACTTCTTTAAGGGCCATGATGCACCTCTCCCCTCTGTCATAAACAACTAAAATACCCCTTCCTTCAGCATAATGATGGCCTGTGAGTAAGGACATGAATGCATTAAACCCAGCTCACATTAAActtccctcttaaaaaaaaaaagagcccaaaggggaaaaaaaatttccccagtGGTTATTTCTAGGTAAACAGTACCTTAAGGCACCCCCAACCCTTTTTCAGTCAATGTAAAAAACAGTGACTGGAAggtgtccttaaaaaaaaaaaaatcaggtcccGTGCTTTTCTTCTTGTCATGGGAAGAGGCCTGATTCTTCTCCTTTGGGGATTGTGAAAGCTGCAGGCTTTTAGGTTTTTATCATatgtctgtatctatctatctatctgtctgtctgtctctctatctaaattGTTTTAATCTagtctctattttttccccttccttctaaaaTAAGCAGAACACCCCGAGCCCTCCCAGCAAATGGCTTGTGCAATTGAGACCTGTCCTTGGTCCCTTGAATTAAGACCCTAACAGCCAGCTGTGCTGGGATTCAAACTAATGACCACAGACCCAGAAGGACAGGGAGGCAGCTGGCAGTTGCTGTCTGTGTGCAGCCTGGCTCCTGCTCgggccccggcccccggccccccccccaggaccctccccggtcccccagcccctgacaccccccccccggctctggcccctccagccccccccccgccccccccagccccccggcCCAGCTCCCAGGACCCTCCCCggtcccccagcccctgacccccccccccggctctagcccctccaggcccccccccccgcccccccggccCCCCGGCCCAGCTCCCGGCCGCATTGTCTGCGGACAGTTCCTCCCGGCTGCTGGGGAGACTTTCTGGCCACTTCATTCGCTGGCTTCCCGTGCGTTCCCCCTCCGGTGCCGGGCCCTCCCCAGCCTCTGCTCGCCCGGGCTGCACCCGTTCACACATTCGCTCCAGTTTGAAAGCCCTGGGCTctgggggaggtggaggaggaggcggaggaggcggTAGGgaagcctccctcccctcccctcccctcccctcccctcttctctcctctctcctctcctctcctctgagcTCTCTGATTTGCATGTCTTTAGCGCTGCAATTGCCCTTTTTCCCTCCGCGGTTGTCACCCCCGGCTTCCCTCCTTCCCGGGGTATCCTGACTATTAATACATTTTCTCCAGAGGGCCCTAAGAATGgggagggtggaggaggaggaggagggcttcGGGGGAGGGGAGGCCCCGGGAGCcagctggggggggaggggaagaaaggaggaggaggaggggagggggcgagCTGGTCTGGGGGATTGTCATGCAAACCACCCGCCCGGGACTGCGGGGACTGCGGGGTCTGCAGGGGAGGCCGCCcagtcccgtcccctcccctcccccgagccctgggccccggcccccacccccaccccacccccaccgcgtGCGGCTCCCTCCCTCGTTCCCTCCCCGGCTCCCTCGCTCCCCCGCGCCCTCCCTCGCTGccatgactttctttcttttagccGCGACCGTCGCAGGACCATGCCCAGGACCCCGCGGCCCGGGACCTCGCCGTCGCCCCGCGCGGACATGCGCCCCCGGCAGGACTGAGCGCGGCGCCCCCCTGGCCGCCCCGTCgcgccccggcccggccccgcgCCCGCCCCCCGCGCCCACCCCGGGCTGGCCCCCGGCGGGCCccgcctgcaccctgcaccccttCTTCCCCCCGTGCACCATGAACACCAACGTCTGCGTGGAGCCGGGCCCGAGCCCCGAGGCGCCGGGGCTGCCCAAGGAGAGCCACCTGCCCGAGGGCGCGCTCAACAGCCTTGTGGATTACAACTCGGAGATGGAGCGCTACCGCTCGTTCGCCACGTCCTTCTACAAGAGCGGCGGCGGCGCCTTCCCGCAGGCCGCCAAGATCGCCCGCATCACCACGCCCATCTTCCCGGgcagcgccgccgccgccgcggccgcCGCGCGCATCGGCATGGCCCCCTGGAGCTGCGACAACGCGGCGGCCGCCACGGCCGTGCTGTGGGGCAGCGGGGGCGCGGGGGGCCGCAAGgcgggcgcggcggcggcggcggcggcgggggcggggagcgcggcgggggcggggggcgcgcTGCTGCCGGGGGCGGCGGGCGCGGGCGGCGGGGGGCGCGCGGGGCTGCACCCGCGGGGCGGCGGGGAGGCCAAGGCGGGCTGCGCGGCGGAGCCCTCGGCGCTGCAGCTGgggggcgcgggcggcggcgggcagggcgcgggcggcgcggggggcggcgggcagggcgcgggcggcggcgggcAGGGCGCGGGGGGCGCCTTCCTGCCCGGGCTGGCGCCGGAGCCGTGCAGACCGCTGGCGGGGGAGTGCGTGAACAAGCTCAAGTGCGGGGCGGCCGACGCGGCCGAGCTCATGAACCTGCCGGAGCGCGTGGGCCCCTTCCCCGCGCTGCCCGCGCTCGGGGGGCTGTCGCTGCCGCCCGGGGTCATCGTCATGACGGCGCTGCACTCGCCCGCCGCCGCCTCGGCCGCCGTGACGGACAGCGCCTTCCAGATCGCCAACCTGGCGGACTGCCCGCAGAGCCACGCGGCCGCCTCGTCGTCCGCCCCGTCGGGCCCGGCGGCGGGCGGGGTGCtgcccgcggcggcggcggcggcggcggcggcgtccGGGGGGGCGGCCGCGCCCGCCAAGAAGAAGCGGAAGCGCTGCGGGGTTTGCGTGCCGTGCAAGCGGCTCATCAACTGCGGGGTGTGCAGCAGCTGCCGGAACCGCAAAACCGGACACCAGATCTGCAAGTTCAGGAAGTGCGAGGAACTCAAGAAAAAGCCGGGCGCGTCGCTAGAGGTCAGAGGCGACGATTTCTTGTTCCCCGCGCTGCCCCCCTCCCTGCTCGCGCCCCTGTCCTCGTCCGCCGCGCCCCTGCAGGGCTTCCTGTCGGGCTTCAAGCGGCCGCCCCCGTTCCCCGAGGCGGCCTTCGGGCTGTGAGCGCCCCCGCCCGTGctccccctgctgctcctccCCCTGCcgctccccctgcccctgcccctcctcctgcccctgcccctgcccctgcccctgccccagctcCAGATGATGCTGGCGGCCTGCGCGCACGCGATTGGACCAGCCTGCTGGCGTGCGCTCCCATTGGCTGAGCGGGATGCAGGGCCCCGGGGCTCGGGGTGGGGCGCCCGGCCTGGGCGCAGGCGGACCAGACAGACTGGCGGGCGGGCGgctgagacaggcagacagactggACTCCTCTCCCTCCCTGAAGCGGGAACACCTGTTTTCAAAAGAAGGGTTCCCCACCCTTCTCTTAcaatagctctctgtctctctgtctctctctctttttcttccccagcTTTGTCAACATGAAATGGTTttctcacctccccccccccttttttttaagccagacctggtgttttgtttcttttagagCTTATAGACACCAAGCGCAAATGCCTTCTCCGCACAGAGAGACAAGCCAGGTCACGCAGCCTTGTCTGCACAGATCATACGAGggcaggcagctgctggcattttgggggggggggttcctagaaaatgtttttttttcttcttcttcttttcactgCTTCCAAAACAAATGCTCCTGGAGGATTGTCCTGGGCCCTGGACAAAGTGACCGCCCCCCCCCTTGGGTGATTGCAAAGTGATcccatgcccccccaccccccaccccacagcctcGCTACCCTTAGCACTGGTGCAGACTGGCCCTGGGCCTGTCATGATGGCAACTACAAAGACAGATGCGTTCTGGGGAGATTTCACACGGGAATCGGGTCGACAGAGAAAGGGGACAGAGCAAAGAACCCCCAGGGAGAGAGGGTTTTTTGGGGTGGTCAGTTGAGGGAGGAGAGACCCTCGGACAGGCCATTTGAGTTAGCCCCTTGGTGCAGGTGGACAAGGCAGAGGTCAGAGATGATGGTGGCTTCACAGTTGGGACGCTGACGTGCGTCCTTTGGTGGCTGTCACCAGCTGACATCAGGAGGGGTGCCTGCCCCCCCCATTCTTTCAAAGCTCCTGAGCTCTGCCAGCTGGAGTCTTGCCCACGAAAAGCTGAGTGTtaaaagaataagagagagacaggtgaaaGGTCTTTGTTGCAGGTTGAACACAAATATGGAGTAGagtcaagttttgtttttttttgagttttattGACACAAATCAAAACAGTACTTTGGGATTCAAAAGTTGGCGTGATATTGACGTAGTCCATTGGGGCCGCTTCCATCAGAACATCTCTGGAGCGGGCCTTTGCTCATTCTAAGCTGCCACAGTTGACAGCGATTATAAAAATGCAAGTCCCTGCATTTTCAGCGACGGCAAAACTTCATTTCCAGCTTCtgaattctctctttccctgcatTAATTCGATGAGAACCCCCAGTGACGTCTGTTTCTCTTCTTGATGGGTCATGTTCTGTCTGGCACTAAAGGCCAGGAGCTGCTGGCAGACCTCTTGTCTGATGGGGCGGCTCAGCCAGTGTCTACACCCCAGGTGCTCTGGATAGTGTGTCAGAGTATTGTCGTTTATTCAGTAAGTAGCCACTCAAGATGAGTTGGGTGTCGTGGTCAGTAGGTTTTCCTCACAAGTTTCTTTCTTGACTTATCAGTCTAAGCAGATGCTATTatgcattccctctctctctcttttcttcctttgggGTCacttccaccacccccccccaccaacttTCAGTATTAACATTTCTTAGGCATCTTGGCCACAAAAATCCAGAGTAttactctcttttctttctggttctcctcctccttttcctcttcctcctcttcaaaTTCACATGCACTAAAATTAACAGGATTTAGAGAGGAAGCTTGTGAGTTGGAGGGAacacactcctctctctctctctctcttcactctgcGAATGATCTCTTGTCTACATACACCTTCCGACTACAGAATGGAACCTGGTTCAAGGGCAAGGCTCTTTGGCAGTAagaaaggaaacttttttttttttcttagttggcTCAGAACCTCACTAGATCATTCAAAAGGCCACGTCGGCAGTGTAATTGTCTTCAGCATGTGGTTAACCACACAGGGTAGTTGCAGGGAAGAAGTGTGTGACAGAGTGCAAGACTTTTCTAGGATTAGCTGCAAATATTAGTGGGAGGCAGAAAAcagctcccctgcagatgggcttcCCTGGGGTCATTGGGCTCCTCAACCTACCTccatggaggaggagggggaggaggaaggagaggagctgGTTCTGAGACGGCAGACTTCTTAGCCCTGGGAATAAGGGTTTGGGGGTTCCATCATAGACATTGCCTGCACGTCTTCTGGTCTAAGTTCAATACCTAATAGCGCTTTGGCTTACATTGTGGACACCAGATAACAATATCTCAGCCATATCACTGCTACTCACTCCAAACCTCAGTAGCTCTTTCTCTCAAAAGACCCCAAGACACTCAGAGTAGGCTAGGGTTGGATTTTCAAATGAGTAACCTAAAATTAAGATAAACTtgcctggtggtgctgggacttttgcccatgcttttttttttttttaatttatattttaatctaCCCTctaactttcctttttaaatcatttttcccTTGTCTAGTCTCATGTTAAAGGCATTTAATGCTTTTAGAAATATGTAAAACCATGTAACATCACCTCTTGATATAATAGTCCATGTTATAGCAATGCACCTAAAACATGTCAAGTTTTCTGTGGTGTTGGGCAGTGTTTCTTTGTATATATCACAGTGCGTTTCTTCAGTTGCCATGTTAAAAGTCTTTCCTGATGATTTAATTGCTGTATACCCCTTGCTTGACAAAACTGATTTAGAAAGCTTGTATCTTCAATGACCAGCGTCAACTCCCTAGATAT
The DNA window shown above is from Erinaceus europaeus chromosome 2, mEriEur2.1, whole genome shotgun sequence and carries:
- the CXXC4 gene encoding CXXC-type zinc finger protein 4 isoform X1, with the protein product MTFFLLAATVAGPCPGPRGPGPRRRPARTCAPGRTERGAPLAAPSRPGPAPRPPPAPTPGWPPAGPACTLHPFFPPCTMNTNVCVEPGPSPEAPGLPKESHLPEGALNSLVDYNSEMERYRSFATSFYKSGGGAFPQAAKIARITTPIFPGSAAAAAAAARIGMAPWSCDNAAAATAVLWGSGGAGGRKAGAAAAAAAGAGSAAGAGGALLPGAAGAGGGGRAGLHPRGGGEAKAGCAAEPSALQLGGAGGGGQGAGGAGGGGQGAGGGGQGAGGAFLPGLAPEPCRPLAGECVNKLKCGAADAAELMNLPERVGPFPALPALGGLSLPPGVIVMTALHSPAAASAAVTDSAFQIANLADCPQSHAAASSSAPSGPAAGGVLPAAAAAAAAASGGAAAPAKKKRKRCGVCVPCKRLINCGVCSSCRNRKTGHQICKFRKCEELKKKPGASLEPPRQGVPLAPIPHLQCFHHPLHGWPHSSGTEETNWGWGGSFVRGLVS
- the CXXC4 gene encoding CXXC-type zinc finger protein 4 isoform X2; this encodes MTFFLLAATVAGPCPGPRGPGPRRRPARTCAPGRTERGAPLAAPSRPGPAPRPPPAPTPGWPPAGPACTLHPFFPPCTMNTNVCVEPGPSPEAPGLPKESHLPEGALNSLVDYNSEMERYRSFATSFYKSGGGAFPQAAKIARITTPIFPGSAAAAAAAARIGMAPWSCDNAAAATAVLWGSGGAGGRKAGAAAAAAAGAGSAAGAGGALLPGAAGAGGGGRAGLHPRGGGEAKAGCAAEPSALQLGGAGGGGQGAGGAGGGGQGAGGGGQGAGGAFLPGLAPEPCRPLAGECVNKLKCGAADAAELMNLPERVGPFPALPALGGLSLPPGVIVMTALHSPAAASAAVTDSAFQIANLADCPQSHAAASSSAPSGPAAGGVLPAAAAAAAAASGGAAAPAKKKRKRCGVCVPCKRLINCGVCSSCRNRKTGHQICKFRKCEELKKKPGASLEVRGDDFLFPALPPSLLAPLSSSAAPLQGFLSGFKRPPPFPEAAFGL
- the CXXC4 gene encoding CXXC-type zinc finger protein 4 isoform X3 — translated: MNTNVCVEPGPSPEAPGLPKESHLPEGALNSLVDYNSEMERYRSFATSFYKSGGGAFPQAAKIARITTPIFPGSAAAAAAAARIGMAPWSCDNAAAATAVLWGSGGAGGRKAGAAAAAAAGAGSAAGAGGALLPGAAGAGGGGRAGLHPRGGGEAKAGCAAEPSALQLGGAGGGGQGAGGAGGGGQGAGGGGQGAGGAFLPGLAPEPCRPLAGECVNKLKCGAADAAELMNLPERVGPFPALPALGGLSLPPGVIVMTALHSPAAASAAVTDSAFQIANLADCPQSHAAASSSAPSGPAAGGVLPAAAAAAAAASGGAAAPAKKKRKRCGVCVPCKRLINCGVCSSCRNRKTGHQICKFRKCEELKKKPGASLEPPRQGVPLAPIPHLQCFHHPLHGWPHSSGTEETNWGWGGSFVRGLVS